The following coding sequences lie in one Chanos chanos chromosome 4, fChaCha1.1, whole genome shotgun sequence genomic window:
- the pbk gene encoding lymphokine-activated killer T-cell-originated protein kinase homolog isoform X1 — MESNTNTPNAFKTPRKPEKMKSPGNKLTESCSAPGTPVTIPASPFMKKLGCGTGVNVYLMSRNGKFHSPWAIKKINSKCTTSQKNIYQRRLCNEAKILKDLQHPNVVGFRAFTTSKDGSKCLAMEYGGEQSLNDLIEKRRESGLQAFPVDVVENVALHVARGLKYLHNEKKLLHGDMKSCNVVIKGDFETIKICDVGVSLRLDENMQVSDPKAHYIGTEPWKPKEALEGGVITDKADIFAYGLTLWEMMTLSVPHLEMLDSECDDDDDSFDEDDFDEDAYYECLGTRPALDSDTLGGAYQKMVELFCLCTEEDPRKRPSASDIVQALESNL, encoded by the exons ATGGAGTCCAACACGAACACACCAAATGCTTTCAAAACTCCCCGCAAGCCGGAGAAGATGAAAAGCCCAGGTAACAAGTTAACTGAGAGCT GCAGTGCTCCAGGGACCCCTGTTACCATACCAGCTTCTCCGTTCATGAAGAAGCTAGGCTGTGGGACCGGGGTGAATGTTTATCTCATGAGCAG gaACGGAAAATTTCACTCACCATGGGCGATAAAGAAGATTAACAGCAAATGCACGACCAGCCAGAAGAATATTTATCAGAGGCGTTTGTGTAATGAGGCAAAAATTTTGAAAGACTTGCAGCACCCCAATGTTGTGG GCTTCCGTGCGTTTACAACATCAAAAGACGGTTCCAAATGTCTGGCTATGGAATACGGTGGAGAGCAGTCTCTCAACGACCTGATCGAGAAGCGGAGAGAGAGCGGACTCCAGGCCTTTCCTGTGGACGTTGTAGAGAATGTGGCATTACATGTCGCCCGCGGATTAAAG TACCTGCACAACGAGAAAAAACTCTTACATGGGGACATGAAGTCTTGCAATGTTGTCATAAAGGGCGACTTTGAAACGATTAAAATCTGTGATGTTGGTGTGTCTCTGAGGCTGGATGAAAATATGCAAG tgaGTGATCCCAAAGCACACTACATTGGCACAGAGCCGTGGAAACCTAAGGAGGCCCTGGAGGGTGGAGTCATCACAGACAAAGCTGACATCTTTGCCTACGGTCTCACCCTGTGGGAGATGATGACCTTGTCAGTGCCACACCTGGAGATGCTGGACAGCGAGTGTGATGACGACG ATGACTCTTTTGATGAggatgattttgatgaagatGCGTATTACGAGTGCCTGGGGACACGGCCTGCTTTAGACTCAGACACTCTGGGCGGTGCCTATCAGAAGATGGTGGAGCTCTTCTGTCTGTGCACGGAAGAAGATCCACGGAAACGACCTTCAGCCTCAGACATAGTTCAGGCCCTGGAGTCTAACTTATAG
- the esco2 gene encoding N-acetyltransferase ESCO2, with amino-acid sequence MTEGWREKENCLAPLKLPWTQDGKENQPRTPKKKSKITTLESPPKRTSPLKAPVTGSFYSKQKPLYLTPLERKLLRETKSSLPGQNQDQSNSSQSVTKPAKNKVRRHRKAAGVSGQKSNLKSYFISKPNGSNSSKTKPGNSLMKNSEPKKYPSLTFSSLKSKSKPRIVVGAAFFSTGKKPTTMYKKTAQKSAKTKQGPSYEKPKYQKSLKEKEAEAEHREKKTEEGLQLPTKAADQEQADQRDKPLFGTPEPFSPRILSDVYGINKELRVVLDQSPCPVRACRFDSELVSETVLGLSDIQPPDEDCSQNEELSAVYPIFGSRRSQKKASLSSPVSCSTPSALSCIPSSSAKERSARTRRELKKQSDDQLVIDAGQRQFGATTCSSCGMLYSPDSVEDNFQHTQFHQRFLETIKFVGWKKERVVAEFWDGKIILVLPDDPKYATRKAEDVRHIADSELGFQQVALCSPNSVKTYLFVNSDRMVVGCLVAEPIKQAFRVLDQPEKSKDMRKEDFMDRHRPWCCSTLPERALCGVSRIWVFSLMRRRGIATRLLDTLRNSYMYGSHLTKEEIAFSDPTPDGQLFATKYCGTPTFLVYNFVA; translated from the exons ATGACAGAGGGATGGCGAGAAAAGGAAAACTGCTTGGCTCCTCTGAAATTACCCTGGACACAGGATGGCAAGGAGAACCAACCAAGGACACCCAAAAAGAAGTCCAAGATCACTACACTTGAGTCTCCCCCAAAAAGGACCTCCCCATTGAAAGCACCGGTGACTGGGTCTTTCTACAGCAAGCAGAAAccactttacctcacaccactGGAGCGCAAGCTTCTGAGAGAGACCAAATCATCACTACCAGGTCAGAACCAGGATCAGTCCAACTCCTCACAGTCTGTGACAAAGCCAGCAAAGAACAAAGTGAGAAGGCACAGAAAGGCAGCTGGTGTCAGTGGGCAGAAATCTAACTTAAAGAGTTACTTCATCTCAAAGCCAAACGGCAGTAATTCTTCCAAGACAAAGCCAGGCAACTCCCTGATGAAGAACAGTGAGCCAAAGAAATATCCGTCTTTGACATTCAGTAGCTTAAAATCCAAGAGTAAGCCCAGGATTGTTGTGGGAGCTGCTTTCTTCAGCACTGGTAAAAAGCCCACCACTATGTacaagaaaacagcacagaaatctgcaaagacaaaacaaggtCCAAGCTACGAAAAACCTAAATATCAGAAAtcattgaaagagaaagaggctgaagcagagcacagagagaagaaaacagaggaaggtCTGCAGCTGCCCACCAAAGCTGCGGACCAGGAGCAGGCTGACCAAAGAGACAAGCCACTGTTCGGAACTCCTGAACCATTCTCACCGCGGATTTTATCTGATGTGTATGGCATCAATAAGGAACTGAGAGTGGTTCTTGACCAGTCTCCATGCCCTGTAAGAGCCTGTCGCTTTGACAGTG AACTGGTGTCTGAGACTGTGCTGGGCCTGAGTGACATTCAGCCCCCAGACGAGGACTGCAGTCAGAATGAAG AATTGTCAGCAGTGTATCCCATCTTTGGCTCCAGAAG gTCTCAGAAAAAAGcgtctctctcatctcctgtgAGCTGCAGCACCCCCTCGGCTCTCTCCTGCATCCCGTCCTCCTCAGCCAAGGAGAGGAGTGCCCGCACGAGAAGGGAGCTGAAGAAACAGTCGGACGATCAGCTTGTCATT GACGCCGGGCAGAGGCAGTTTGGAGCCACCACGTGCAGCTCGTGTGGCATGCTGTACAGCCCAGACAGTGTGGAGGATAActtccaacacacacagttccaccAGCGCTTCCTCGAAACCATTAAGTTTGTG GGCTGGAAGAAGGAGCGAGTGGTGGCAGAATTTTGGGATGGAAAAATCATTCTTGTCCTCCCTGATGATCCTAAATATGCAACCAGAAAG GCCGAAGACGTGAGACATATTGCTGACAGTGAGCTGGGCTTCCAGCAGGTGGCACTGTGCAGCCCTAACTCAGTTAAAACGTACCTGTTTGTGAACAGTGACAGGATGGTGGTGGGGTGCTTGGTGGCTGAGCCCATTAAACAG GCCTTCAGGGTGCTCGATCAGCCTGAGAAATCCAAGGACATGAGGAAGGAAGATTTCATGGACCGGCACAGGCCGTGGTGCTGCTCCACCCTGCCTGAGAGGGCCCTGTGTGGGGTCAGTCGCATCTGGGTCTTCAGTCTGATGAGAAGGAGGGGCATCGCAACACGTCTCCTAGACACTCTCAG GAACTCGTACATGTACGGAAGCCATCTGACCAAAGAGGAAATCGCCTTCTCAGACCCCACACCTGACGGCCAGCTCTTCGCCACCAAGTACTGTGGCACACCCACCTTCCTGGTCTACAACTTTGTTGCTTAA
- the ccdc25 gene encoding coiled-coil domain-containing protein 25 isoform X2, with translation MVFYFTSAVVTPPYTIYMGKDKYESKCPVNEDLIKHGWPEDIWFHVDKLSSAHVYLRMPKGKTIEDIPKEVLIDCAQLVKNNSIQGCKMNNINVVYTPWSNLKKTGDMDVGQIGFHRQKDVKIVAVEKKINEIINRLEKTKEERYPDLAAEKESRDREERNEKKAQIQEQKRREKEEMKRKKEMEELRSYSSLMKSDNMTTNEEGYDSDDFM, from the exons ATGGTTTTTTACTTTACCAGCGCCG TTGTCACGCCGCCCTACACCATCTACATGGGTAAAGACAAATATGAAAGTAAGTGTCCAGTAA ATGAAGATCTCATAAAGCACGGCTGGCCAGAGGACATATG GTTTCATGTGGATAAGCTGTCCTCTGCCCATGTGTACCTGAGAATGCCCAAG GGTAAGACAATTGAGGACATACCCAAAGAAGTCCTGATTGATTGTGCACAGCttgtgaaaaacaacagcattcaAG GTTGCAAAATGAACAACATAAATGTTGTTTACACACCATGGAGCAACCTTAAGAAGACTGGAGACATGGATGTGGGTCAGATCGGGTTTCATCGACAGAAAGAC GTAAAAATCGTGGCCGTGGAGAAGAAAATCAATGAAATCATTAACCggttagaaaaaacaaaagaggagcGCTACCCTGATCTGGCCGCAGAAAAAGAGTCTCGggacagggaggagagaaatgagaagaaagcTCAGATtcaagaacagaagagaagagagaaagaagaaatgaagaggaaaaaagagatggaggaaCTGAG GAGTTATTCTTCACTCATGAAAAGTGATAACATGACAACAAATGAG GAAGGATATGATTCTGATGACTTCATGTAA
- the ccdc25 gene encoding coiled-coil domain-containing protein 25 isoform X1 → MVFYFTSAVVTPPYTIYMGKDKYENEDLIKHGWPEDIWFHVDKLSSAHVYLRMPKGKTIEDIPKEVLIDCAQLVKNNSIQGCKMNNINVVYTPWSNLKKTGDMDVGQIGFHRQKDVKIVAVEKKINEIINRLEKTKEERYPDLAAEKESRDREERNEKKAQIQEQKRREKEEMKRKKEMEELRSYSSLMKSDNMTTNEEGYDSDDFM, encoded by the exons ATGGTTTTTTACTTTACCAGCGCCG TTGTCACGCCGCCCTACACCATCTACATGGGTAAAGACAAATATGAAA ATGAAGATCTCATAAAGCACGGCTGGCCAGAGGACATATG GTTTCATGTGGATAAGCTGTCCTCTGCCCATGTGTACCTGAGAATGCCCAAG GGTAAGACAATTGAGGACATACCCAAAGAAGTCCTGATTGATTGTGCACAGCttgtgaaaaacaacagcattcaAG GTTGCAAAATGAACAACATAAATGTTGTTTACACACCATGGAGCAACCTTAAGAAGACTGGAGACATGGATGTGGGTCAGATCGGGTTTCATCGACAGAAAGAC GTAAAAATCGTGGCCGTGGAGAAGAAAATCAATGAAATCATTAACCggttagaaaaaacaaaagaggagcGCTACCCTGATCTGGCCGCAGAAAAAGAGTCTCGggacagggaggagagaaatgagaagaaagcTCAGATtcaagaacagaagagaagagagaaagaagaaatgaagaggaaaaaagagatggaggaaCTGAG GAGTTATTCTTCACTCATGAAAAGTGATAACATGACAACAAATGAG GAAGGATATGATTCTGATGACTTCATGTAA
- the pbk gene encoding lymphokine-activated killer T-cell-originated protein kinase homolog isoform X2 yields the protein MESNTNTPNAFKTPRKPEKMKSPGSAPGTPVTIPASPFMKKLGCGTGVNVYLMSRNGKFHSPWAIKKINSKCTTSQKNIYQRRLCNEAKILKDLQHPNVVGFRAFTTSKDGSKCLAMEYGGEQSLNDLIEKRRESGLQAFPVDVVENVALHVARGLKYLHNEKKLLHGDMKSCNVVIKGDFETIKICDVGVSLRLDENMQVSDPKAHYIGTEPWKPKEALEGGVITDKADIFAYGLTLWEMMTLSVPHLEMLDSECDDDDDSFDEDDFDEDAYYECLGTRPALDSDTLGGAYQKMVELFCLCTEEDPRKRPSASDIVQALESNL from the exons ATGGAGTCCAACACGAACACACCAAATGCTTTCAAAACTCCCCGCAAGCCGGAGAAGATGAAAAGCCCAG GCAGTGCTCCAGGGACCCCTGTTACCATACCAGCTTCTCCGTTCATGAAGAAGCTAGGCTGTGGGACCGGGGTGAATGTTTATCTCATGAGCAG gaACGGAAAATTTCACTCACCATGGGCGATAAAGAAGATTAACAGCAAATGCACGACCAGCCAGAAGAATATTTATCAGAGGCGTTTGTGTAATGAGGCAAAAATTTTGAAAGACTTGCAGCACCCCAATGTTGTGG GCTTCCGTGCGTTTACAACATCAAAAGACGGTTCCAAATGTCTGGCTATGGAATACGGTGGAGAGCAGTCTCTCAACGACCTGATCGAGAAGCGGAGAGAGAGCGGACTCCAGGCCTTTCCTGTGGACGTTGTAGAGAATGTGGCATTACATGTCGCCCGCGGATTAAAG TACCTGCACAACGAGAAAAAACTCTTACATGGGGACATGAAGTCTTGCAATGTTGTCATAAAGGGCGACTTTGAAACGATTAAAATCTGTGATGTTGGTGTGTCTCTGAGGCTGGATGAAAATATGCAAG tgaGTGATCCCAAAGCACACTACATTGGCACAGAGCCGTGGAAACCTAAGGAGGCCCTGGAGGGTGGAGTCATCACAGACAAAGCTGACATCTTTGCCTACGGTCTCACCCTGTGGGAGATGATGACCTTGTCAGTGCCACACCTGGAGATGCTGGACAGCGAGTGTGATGACGACG ATGACTCTTTTGATGAggatgattttgatgaagatGCGTATTACGAGTGCCTGGGGACACGGCCTGCTTTAGACTCAGACACTCTGGGCGGTGCCTATCAGAAGATGGTGGAGCTCTTCTGTCTGTGCACGGAAGAAGATCCACGGAAACGACCTTCAGCCTCAGACATAGTTCAGGCCCTGGAGTCTAACTTATAG